One Drosophila virilis strain 15010-1051.87 chromosome 5, Dvir_AGI_RSII-ME, whole genome shotgun sequence DNA window includes the following coding sequences:
- the LOC6626057 gene encoding serine/arginine repetitive matrix protein 1 isoform X1, which translates to MASRRRPEMNPKLHMDRQPTAARITDPSLPAGKRREIDNVMKKARANTTNDYWDKKLIEAEEKDPNRWRHTGYKKMYIQGESSSGESERDAAQASYSRYPGAPANSGPPPAASSSARYGRSRSPHSRSRSRLRKSPPLSPPPPSHARRRSPPPQFMERRGVMSPPSPHHNGPPPLRGRPRSPPMPPRSMPRSPNNHHNSNSDMLRRPGNGHGRPRSPPEPVAGSSQLRRKPANASRSPLSRRRSPPLPPPSSSSSGIDKRGMGAAHILPRSKRPPSPPPRHSMRSRSNSSMSSSSDDSCSLCSPSHRHRSRSRGPRSPPPKPRGHYRGAGAPPPLPPPESHGRLHGRPTTPPPVRGSAGIDKYREGKMRRISHERGLASDAHMKVGRASRHSPPPEDPRLKHRPPEPPEPAAPAAAAAAPQAKKKKKEKELRTRVKIEGEKRKKHSSATVTTSASASGNNANSSSDSDDSGGSDSDDATPALPSFSATTRLTLSERFGKMAQWSIDRSNMENMRITKDSAGGALKVMIEEGMESPPRRYSYSPAPAGHFPEELATTAPSGMLSWDDVRVRYEYYKSRGYLRDLDLKDYIKWEEWWYKYQEWLKQERYYEYWDRSQQLRRRRKKLPVTQRLN; encoded by the exons ATGGCGTCGCGCAGGCGCCCCGAAATGAATCCAAAACTGCACATGGACAGACAGCCGACAGCTGCACGCATAACAG ATCCATCTTTGCCCGCCGGCAAGCGACGCGAAATCGATAACGTTATGAAGAAGGCACGTGCCAACACCACCAACGATTACTGGGACAAGAAACTGATCGAGGCCGAAGAGAAAGACCCGAATCGCTGGCGCCACACCGGCTATAAGAAAATGTACATTCAGGGCGAGAGCAGCTCCGGCGAAAGTGAACGCGATGCGGCACAGGCCAGCTATTCCCGTTATCCGGGGGCACCGGCCAACTCTGGCCCGCCGCCGGCGGCGTCGTCGTCCGCGCGTTACGGCCGCTCCAGGTCGCCGCATTCGCGAAGTCGCTCGCGTTTGCGCAAATCACCGCCgctgtcgccgccgccgccatctCATGCGCGACGCCGTTCACCGCCGCCGCAGTTTATGGAGCGCAGGGGGGTTATGTCGCCGCCTTCGCCACATCATAACGGGCCGCCGCCATTGCGTGGCCGCCCACGCTCGCCACCCATGCCGCCGCGCAGTATGCCCCGCTCGCCCAACAACCATCACAATAGCAACAGCGACATGCTGCGTCGTCCGGGCAACGGTCATGGTCGTCCGCGTTCGCCGCCCGAACCAGTCGCTGGCTCATCCCAGCTGCGTCGCAAGCCGGCAAACGCGTCGCGTTCACCTCTCAGCCGGCGTCGGTCgccaccgctgccgccgccatcGTCGTCTTCGTCGGGCATCGATAAACGTGGCATGGGCGCAGCGCACATTTTGCCGCGCTCCAAGCGTCCACCCTCACCGCCGCCAAGG CATTCGATGCGCTCGCGTTCCAACAGCTCCATGAGCAGCAGCTCGGATGATTCCTGTTCGCTGTGCTCGCCCAGTCATCGTCACAGATCTCG ATCCCGCGGTCCGCGTTCTCCGCCGCCTAAGCCACGTGGCCATTATCGGGGCGCCGGTGcgccgccgccgttgccgccgccTGAATCCCATGGTCGCTTGCATGGACGTCCCACAACGCCGCCGCCGGTGCGTGGCAGTGCTGGCATTGACAAATATCGCGAGGGAAAAATGCGGCGTATAAGCCACGAGCGCGGTTTAGCGTCGGATGCGCATATGAAAGTCGGTCGCGCGTCGCGTCATTCACCGCCGCCAGAGGATCCGCGTCTCAAGCATCGGCCGCCAGAGCCACCAGAGcctgcagcaccagcagcggcagcagcagcaccgcaggccaaaaagaaaaagaaggaAAAGGAG TTACGCACGCGCGTCAAAATCGAAGGTGAGAAACGAAAGAAGCATTCGAGTGCGACGGTCACGACGAGTGCCAGTGCCAGCGGCAATAATGCCAACTCGTCATCTGATTCGGATGATTCGGGCGGTTCCGATAGCGACGATGCGACCCCTGCACTACCCTCATTTTCGGCGACAACGCGTCTAACGCTCTCCGAGCGCTTTGGCAAAATGGCTCAGTGGAGCATCGATCGCAGTAATATGGAGAATATGCGCATAACCAAAGACTCGGCAGGGGGTGCGCTTAAAGTGATGATCGAGGAGGGTATGGAATCGCCGCCGCGTCGTTATTCATACTCACCGGCACCGGCTGGTCATTTTCCCGAGGAGttggccaccacagcaccgTCGGGCATGCTGTCGTGGGATGATGTGCGAGTGCGTTACGAGTACTACAAGAGTCGCGGTTATTTAAGGGACTTGGATCTTAAG GACTACATCAAATGGGAGGAATGGTGGTATAAATATCAGGAGTGGTTAAAACAGGAACGCTATTACGAGTACTGGGATCGCAGTCAGCAGCTGCGCCGACGGCGCAAGAAGCTGCCAGTTACTCAGCgtttaaattag
- the LOC6626057 gene encoding basic salivary proline-rich protein 2 isoform X2, with protein sequence MKKARANTTNDYWDKKLIEAEEKDPNRWRHTGYKKMYIQGESSSGESERDAAQASYSRYPGAPANSGPPPAASSSARYGRSRSPHSRSRSRLRKSPPLSPPPPSHARRRSPPPQFMERRGVMSPPSPHHNGPPPLRGRPRSPPMPPRSMPRSPNNHHNSNSDMLRRPGNGHGRPRSPPEPVAGSSQLRRKPANASRSPLSRRRSPPLPPPSSSSSGIDKRGMGAAHILPRSKRPPSPPPRHSMRSRSNSSMSSSSDDSCSLCSPSHRHRSRSRGPRSPPPKPRGHYRGAGAPPPLPPPESHGRLHGRPTTPPPVRGSAGIDKYREGKMRRISHERGLASDAHMKVGRASRHSPPPEDPRLKHRPPEPPEPAAPAAAAAAPQAKKKKKEKELRTRVKIEGEKRKKHSSATVTTSASASGNNANSSSDSDDSGGSDSDDATPALPSFSATTRLTLSERFGKMAQWSIDRSNMENMRITKDSAGGALKVMIEEGMESPPRRYSYSPAPAGHFPEELATTAPSGMLSWDDVRVRYEYYKSRGYLRDLDLKDYIKWEEWWYKYQEWLKQERYYEYWDRSQQLRRRRKKLPVTQRLN encoded by the exons ATGAAGAAGGCACGTGCCAACACCACCAACGATTACTGGGACAAGAAACTGATCGAGGCCGAAGAGAAAGACCCGAATCGCTGGCGCCACACCGGCTATAAGAAAATGTACATTCAGGGCGAGAGCAGCTCCGGCGAAAGTGAACGCGATGCGGCACAGGCCAGCTATTCCCGTTATCCGGGGGCACCGGCCAACTCTGGCCCGCCGCCGGCGGCGTCGTCGTCCGCGCGTTACGGCCGCTCCAGGTCGCCGCATTCGCGAAGTCGCTCGCGTTTGCGCAAATCACCGCCgctgtcgccgccgccgccatctCATGCGCGACGCCGTTCACCGCCGCCGCAGTTTATGGAGCGCAGGGGGGTTATGTCGCCGCCTTCGCCACATCATAACGGGCCGCCGCCATTGCGTGGCCGCCCACGCTCGCCACCCATGCCGCCGCGCAGTATGCCCCGCTCGCCCAACAACCATCACAATAGCAACAGCGACATGCTGCGTCGTCCGGGCAACGGTCATGGTCGTCCGCGTTCGCCGCCCGAACCAGTCGCTGGCTCATCCCAGCTGCGTCGCAAGCCGGCAAACGCGTCGCGTTCACCTCTCAGCCGGCGTCGGTCgccaccgctgccgccgccatcGTCGTCTTCGTCGGGCATCGATAAACGTGGCATGGGCGCAGCGCACATTTTGCCGCGCTCCAAGCGTCCACCCTCACCGCCGCCAAGG CATTCGATGCGCTCGCGTTCCAACAGCTCCATGAGCAGCAGCTCGGATGATTCCTGTTCGCTGTGCTCGCCCAGTCATCGTCACAGATCTCG ATCCCGCGGTCCGCGTTCTCCGCCGCCTAAGCCACGTGGCCATTATCGGGGCGCCGGTGcgccgccgccgttgccgccgccTGAATCCCATGGTCGCTTGCATGGACGTCCCACAACGCCGCCGCCGGTGCGTGGCAGTGCTGGCATTGACAAATATCGCGAGGGAAAAATGCGGCGTATAAGCCACGAGCGCGGTTTAGCGTCGGATGCGCATATGAAAGTCGGTCGCGCGTCGCGTCATTCACCGCCGCCAGAGGATCCGCGTCTCAAGCATCGGCCGCCAGAGCCACCAGAGcctgcagcaccagcagcggcagcagcagcaccgcaggccaaaaagaaaaagaaggaAAAGGAG TTACGCACGCGCGTCAAAATCGAAGGTGAGAAACGAAAGAAGCATTCGAGTGCGACGGTCACGACGAGTGCCAGTGCCAGCGGCAATAATGCCAACTCGTCATCTGATTCGGATGATTCGGGCGGTTCCGATAGCGACGATGCGACCCCTGCACTACCCTCATTTTCGGCGACAACGCGTCTAACGCTCTCCGAGCGCTTTGGCAAAATGGCTCAGTGGAGCATCGATCGCAGTAATATGGAGAATATGCGCATAACCAAAGACTCGGCAGGGGGTGCGCTTAAAGTGATGATCGAGGAGGGTATGGAATCGCCGCCGCGTCGTTATTCATACTCACCGGCACCGGCTGGTCATTTTCCCGAGGAGttggccaccacagcaccgTCGGGCATGCTGTCGTGGGATGATGTGCGAGTGCGTTACGAGTACTACAAGAGTCGCGGTTATTTAAGGGACTTGGATCTTAAG GACTACATCAAATGGGAGGAATGGTGGTATAAATATCAGGAGTGGTTAAAACAGGAACGCTATTACGAGTACTGGGATCGCAGTCAGCAGCTGCGCCGACGGCGCAAGAAGCTGCCAGTTACTCAGCgtttaaattag